A section of the Virgibacillus sp. NKC19-3 genome encodes:
- a CDS encoding YhdB family protein: MDIPDYDKALYYTLWGQWDDLLVVMVRTDDDMLSKKIQLFLNAYHYSLDQEKIMNSHDNLLYYIDHAMKHEPEIIMEV, translated from the coding sequence ATGGATATTCCGGATTACGATAAAGCGTTATACTACACGCTCTGGGGACAGTGGGATGACTTACTTGTGGTTATGGTAAGAACGGACGATGACATGCTGTCAAAAAAAATCCAGCTTTTCTTAAATGCCTACCATTATTCACTCGATCAGGAAAAAATAATGAATTCCCACGATAATCTTCTTTATTATATAGACCACGCAATGAAACACGAACCAGAGATAATAATGGAAGTATAG
- a CDS encoding YjcZ family sporulation protein — translation MGEGAAGYGSGLTLIVVLFILLIIIGTTYTRGTGGYSGGC, via the coding sequence ATGGGTGAAGGTGCAGCAGGGTATGGGTCTGGCCTTACGCTTATAGTCGTACTTTTTATATTGTTGATTATTATCGGTACCACTTATACAAGAGGTACCGGCGGATACAGTGGAGGATGTTAA
- a CDS encoding class I SAM-dependent DNA methyltransferase — MGREFLDIFDEWAKDYDTSVAGLDPQYEEVFKNYENILNEVVQHSAGTVLEFGVGTGNLTEKLLRAGHQVIGVEPSYAMREIASAKLSDLTLLEGDFITFPKVASIETIVSTYAFHHLTDHEKDTAIRQFAEILPENGKIVFGDTMFTSIAAKESMIEAAETKGFTHLAEDLRREYYPTIDVLQNIFVKHHFDVTFNQENNFVWIVKANKRKRSD; from the coding sequence ATGGGACGGGAGTTTCTTGATATATTTGATGAATGGGCCAAAGATTATGATACCAGTGTGGCAGGGCTGGATCCACAATATGAAGAAGTATTTAAAAATTATGAAAATATTTTGAATGAGGTGGTTCAACATTCAGCTGGAACTGTGCTTGAATTTGGGGTTGGCACCGGGAACCTAACGGAAAAACTTCTCCGAGCCGGGCATCAGGTTATAGGAGTGGAGCCATCATATGCCATGCGAGAAATAGCATCAGCAAAATTATCTGATCTTACATTGTTGGAAGGGGATTTTATCACGTTTCCAAAGGTAGCATCGATAGAGACCATTGTAAGTACGTATGCATTTCACCATTTAACAGATCATGAAAAAGATACAGCAATCAGGCAATTCGCTGAAATATTACCGGAAAATGGAAAAATTGTGTTCGGTGATACGATGTTTACATCCATCGCGGCGAAGGAATCGATGATTGAGGCTGCAGAAACAAAAGGATTTACCCATTTAGCTGAAGATCTCCGGAGAGAATATTATCCAACAATCGATGTATTGCAAAACATTTTTGTTAAGCATCACTTTGATGTAACATTTAATCAGGAAAACAATTTTGTATGGATTGTAAAAGCAAATAAACGGAAGAGGAGTGACTAA
- a CDS encoding bifunctional cystathionine gamma-lyase/homocysteine desulfhydrase — MRAKTKMIHGGITSDKETGAVSVPIYQVSTYEQESAGNHSGYEYSRTGNPTRHALETVIANLENATSGFAFGSGMAAITSVMMLFDTGDHIVMTDDVYGGSYRLMTSVINRFQLDHTYVDTSYPEKVEAAIQENTTAIFIETPTNPLLKITDLKKMAEIAKKHNLFLIVDNTFATPYWQQPLDLGADIVLHSASKYIGGHSDVVAGLVAVNTADLAERLHFIQNSVGAVLGPQDSWLLMRGIKTLGLRMEAMETNTKKIVEFLQDHDHVSKIFYPGLNDHPGHDVAAGQAAGFGGMLSFDVGSGEKADKVLDKVNYFTLAESLGAVESLISIPAKMTHASIPRDRRLELGITDGLIRLSVGIEDIDDLIEDLKNALER, encoded by the coding sequence ATGCGAGCGAAGACAAAAATGATTCACGGCGGAATTACGAGTGATAAGGAAACAGGAGCTGTTTCTGTACCGATCTATCAGGTAAGTACGTATGAACAGGAAAGTGCAGGTAATCATAGTGGCTATGAGTATTCACGTACAGGAAATCCGACAAGACATGCGTTAGAGACTGTAATTGCCAATCTGGAAAATGCTACATCCGGTTTTGCCTTTGGCTCAGGAATGGCTGCCATAACCTCTGTGATGATGTTATTTGATACGGGGGATCATATTGTCATGACAGATGATGTATATGGTGGCTCTTACCGGCTAATGACTAGTGTGATCAATCGCTTTCAATTAGACCATACCTATGTGGATACCAGTTATCCCGAGAAAGTGGAAGCAGCAATTCAAGAAAATACGACAGCGATATTTATCGAAACACCGACAAATCCCTTATTAAAAATAACGGATCTTAAGAAAATGGCCGAAATCGCCAAAAAGCATAATCTATTTTTAATTGTTGATAATACATTTGCGACTCCATATTGGCAGCAACCGCTTGACCTTGGAGCAGACATTGTACTGCATAGTGCCTCGAAATATATTGGTGGTCACAGTGATGTCGTAGCAGGATTAGTGGCAGTAAATACTGCTGACTTAGCTGAAAGGCTTCATTTTATCCAAAATTCAGTTGGTGCAGTGCTCGGACCACAGGATTCATGGTTATTGATGCGCGGAATTAAAACGCTTGGCTTGCGTATGGAAGCAATGGAAACAAATACGAAAAAGATCGTAGAATTTCTGCAAGATCATGATCACGTTTCTAAAATATTTTACCCCGGTCTAAATGATCACCCTGGGCATGATGTTGCTGCAGGTCAAGCAGCGGGTTTTGGCGGTATGCTGTCCTTTGATGTAGGAAGTGGAGAGAAAGCTGATAAGGTATTGGATAAGGTAAATTATTTTACATTAGCTGAAAGTCTAGGTGCGGTAGAAAGTTTAATCTCTATCCCAGCAAAAATGACCCATGCTTCAATACCTAGGGACAGACGGTTGGAATTAGGAATAACCGACGGACTGATCCGTTTATCTGTCGGCATTGAAGATATCGATGATTTGATCGAAGATTTGAAAAATGCATTAGAAAGATAA
- a CDS encoding (S)-benzoin forming benzil reductase gives MKVAIITGVSKGLGESVATLFLESGIDVIGISRSSNEKLSKLGYKNNTTYLHYPCDLGNIADLEKTCEAIHEEVFTEELTSLYVVNNAAVVEPVDQAMNIEAERLAHHIQVNAIAPMALMNLCLRKATDARVPLFGVNVTSGSADRPVHGWSAYCSSKASINMYTQTVALEQGNTENKVIAFNPGIMDTEMQEQIRESSKEAFTEVETFQDYKRNNVLKDTDAVGSVLVDILTDDDIENGKIYSVADYL, from the coding sequence ATGAAGGTTGCGATTATTACAGGAGTTTCGAAAGGCTTGGGCGAATCTGTTGCAACATTATTTTTGGAATCTGGCATAGATGTAATTGGAATTTCACGGAGTTCAAATGAGAAATTATCGAAACTTGGCTATAAAAACAATACAACATATCTTCATTATCCTTGTGATTTAGGGAATATAGCCGATTTAGAGAAAACATGTGAAGCGATTCATGAAGAAGTTTTCACAGAAGAGCTTACATCACTCTATGTCGTCAATAATGCAGCTGTAGTAGAACCCGTTGATCAAGCGATGAATATAGAAGCGGAAAGGTTAGCCCATCATATACAAGTCAATGCAATTGCTCCAATGGCTTTGATGAATTTATGTTTGAGGAAAGCTACAGATGCGCGTGTCCCTCTTTTCGGTGTGAACGTTACTTCGGGTTCTGCTGATAGGCCGGTGCACGGTTGGAGTGCCTACTGTAGCTCAAAAGCAAGTATCAATATGTATACACAAACGGTTGCACTGGAACAAGGAAACACAGAAAATAAAGTTATTGCATTCAATCCTGGTATTATGGATACAGAGATGCAGGAGCAAATTCGGGAAAGTTCGAAGGAAGCATTTACGGAAGTAGAAACGTTTCAGGATTATAAGAGGAATAATGTATTAAAAGACACTGATGCTGTTGGCAGTGTACTTGTAGATATCCTTACAGATGATGATATTGAAAATGGCAAAATATATAGTGTAGCCGATTATTTATAA
- a CDS encoding dipeptidase → MSEKALTYLKKNRDDLLERLNNFLSIPSVSTDSAHKQDIEEAAGFLVTYLKDIGFENVEKQETAGHPLVYAEYNGAGSNAPTVLFYGHYDVQPADPLELWNSDPFKPEIRDGRLFARGASDDKGQVFMHLAVFEAYMKTEGKLPLNVKVCIEGEEEVGSENLYDVLHAKREQFEADFAVISDSGMVAENQPTILYGLKGFTGIEINVTGPDHDLHSGMYGGAVRNPIMALSHILASMKNENEVITIDGFYDDVEPLTDEERKLIADVEGEDYLEATGAPEIVSEKGYTAKEHTMARPTFEINGIYGGYQGEGTKTIIPSSATAKITCRLVPGQDPEKIQTLLEDHVKQVAPTGVTVDVKKEKLSSKAYKVEPNHDLITKAAHSYTKAFDKETVYIRMGGSIPVVEWIEGIYDIPIVLMGFGTPDDRLHSPNESFPLDSFDKGMETLAYYWQEINGNN, encoded by the coding sequence ATGAGTGAAAAGGCATTGACCTATCTCAAGAAAAATCGTGATGATTTATTAGAGCGATTAAATAATTTTTTATCAATTCCAAGTGTAAGTACAGACAGCGCCCATAAACAGGATATAGAGGAAGCAGCAGGATTTTTGGTTACATATTTAAAAGATATCGGTTTTGAAAATGTAGAAAAGCAGGAAACGGCCGGACATCCACTTGTATATGCGGAATATAATGGGGCAGGTTCTAATGCGCCGACTGTATTGTTCTACGGCCATTATGATGTGCAACCAGCTGATCCACTTGAGTTATGGAATAGTGATCCATTTAAACCAGAAATAAGAGATGGGCGTTTATTCGCGCGGGGCGCTAGTGATGATAAAGGCCAGGTATTTATGCATCTTGCTGTTTTCGAAGCTTATATGAAAACAGAAGGAAAGCTACCACTAAATGTAAAAGTATGTATTGAAGGAGAAGAAGAGGTTGGTAGTGAGAATTTATATGACGTGTTGCATGCGAAAAGGGAGCAATTTGAAGCTGATTTCGCAGTAATCTCTGATTCCGGGATGGTTGCAGAAAATCAACCAACCATTTTATATGGCTTAAAAGGTTTCACGGGGATCGAAATTAATGTAACAGGGCCAGACCATGATCTGCACTCAGGGATGTATGGCGGGGCAGTTCGCAACCCAATTATGGCATTAAGTCACATCCTTGCTTCCATGAAAAATGAAAACGAGGTCATTACGATTGATGGTTTTTATGATGATGTAGAACCTCTAACAGATGAAGAGAGAAAATTAATTGCAGATGTTGAGGGAGAAGATTATCTTGAAGCAACGGGCGCGCCTGAGATCGTCTCAGAGAAGGGCTATACTGCAAAAGAACACACAATGGCACGCCCTACCTTTGAAATCAATGGAATCTATGGTGGCTATCAAGGAGAAGGAACGAAAACAATTATTCCATCATCAGCTACTGCAAAAATCACCTGTCGCCTTGTGCCGGGACAAGATCCGGAAAAAATTCAAACTTTGCTTGAGGACCATGTAAAGCAGGTAGCTCCAACAGGTGTAACGGTTGATGTAAAAAAAGAAAAATTATCATCAAAAGCCTATAAAGTGGAACCGAATCACGATTTGATTACGAAGGCAGCACACAGCTATACAAAGGCATTTGATAAAGAAACAGTATATATACGAATGGGCGGTTCCATCCCCGTTGTCGAGTGGATTGAGGGAATCTATGATATACCGATTGTGTTAATGGGCTTTGGAACACCTGATGATCGTTTGCATTCTCCGAATGAAAGCTTTCCATTGGATAGCTTTGATAAAGGAATGGAGACCTTGGCTTATTATTGGCAAGAAATCAATGGAAACAATTAG
- a CDS encoding S-ribosylhomocysteine lyase, with product MAEKMNVESFNLDHTKVKAPYVRLVGITEGANGDKVYKYDIRFKQPNKAHMEMSGLHSIEHLMAEKIRNHMDNVLDIGPMGCQTGFYLSIINHDNYDEVLDALEKTLIDVLQANEVPACNEVQCGWAANHSLEGAKEIAREMLDKRAQWHEVF from the coding sequence ATGGCAGAGAAAATGAATGTAGAAAGCTTTAATCTTGATCACACAAAGGTGAAAGCACCATATGTAAGACTCGTCGGCATAACGGAAGGTGCAAATGGAGATAAGGTGTATAAGTATGATATTCGTTTCAAACAACCAAATAAAGCGCATATGGAAATGAGCGGGTTGCATTCGATCGAACATTTAATGGCGGAAAAGATTCGAAATCATATGGATAATGTTCTTGATATCGGACCAATGGGTTGCCAAACCGGTTTTTATTTATCCATTATAAACCATGATAATTATGATGAAGTATTGGATGCATTGGAAAAAACATTAATAGACGTGTTACAAGCGAATGAAGTTCCTGCATGTAATGAAGTGCAATGTGGCTGGGCTGCCAACCACAGCCTGGAAGGTGCCAAGGAAATTGCCCGCGAAATGTTGGATAAAAGAGCGCAGTGGCACGAGGTTTTTTAA
- a CDS encoding YhcN/YlaJ family sporulation lipoprotein has product MKWKFFSVLAVLILALAACQGDGTDNNEGTDDNNVEQTRYNNNTGDGMTDRDNTMRRDSERGQDSNRNDNQENNQYDVAEEAADRITNEVDDIDQAYVLTTDNNAYVAAGLDVDRNERNDDTGNQNNDQQGDASISQNNNNDDANNQNNDRYDDELSDDVKEEISEIVKSVNNDIDNVYVSTNPEFFDLTNNYVDDVNEGRPVRGFFDQFGNMIERLFPENS; this is encoded by the coding sequence ATGAAATGGAAATTTTTTAGTGTTTTAGCTGTGCTTATATTAGCGCTTGCAGCATGTCAAGGTGATGGAACAGATAATAATGAAGGAACAGATGACAATAACGTTGAACAAACGCGGTATAATAACAACACCGGGGATGGCATGACTGATCGTGATAATACCATGCGAAGAGATTCAGAGCGAGGTCAGGATTCAAACCGAAACGACAATCAAGAAAATAATCAGTATGATGTTGCTGAAGAGGCTGCGGATCGGATAACAAATGAAGTAGATGATATCGATCAAGCATATGTCCTTACAACAGATAATAATGCATATGTAGCAGCTGGATTAGATGTTGACCGCAACGAGCGGAATGATGATACAGGTAACCAAAATAATGATCAACAAGGTGATGCAAGCATCAGTCAGAATAATAATAACGATGATGCCAACAATCAGAATAATGACAGGTATGATGATGAATTAAGCGATGATGTGAAAGAAGAAATATCAGAAATTGTAAAGTCCGTAAACAATGATATAGATAATGTATATGTTTCCACGAACCCTGAGTTCTTTGATTTAACCAATAATTATGTGGATGATGTCAATGAAGGTAGACCAGTTCGAGGGTTCTTTGATCAATTTGGTAATATGATTGAACGATTATTCCCTGAGAACAGCTAG
- a CDS encoding anti-sigma-I factor RsgI family protein, with protein MTRDGAFQKTTPIKDAVIGAEVSYKGWVSIIFYSIPIRLLVMVCVLVLFLAPFYFMMGENETYAYVNVDINPSIELEIDEDLDVYSIRPVNKDAKELVNELIEYQDAQLEKVISMIMEKCEEKELLNGEKNMLVGFSYMNNESDNNPISDHLEHLSMESSNWEVATFRVPKDVREKAEKENKSMNEMMAKTMMEDSAKQTDSMNEEEKAIIHTFYHTEKENHSR; from the coding sequence ATGACCAGAGATGGAGCGTTTCAAAAGACGACTCCAATCAAAGATGCTGTTATCGGCGCGGAGGTTTCCTATAAAGGATGGGTCTCTATCATCTTTTATTCTATACCAATACGATTACTTGTGATGGTATGTGTATTGGTATTATTTCTTGCGCCTTTTTATTTCATGATGGGTGAAAATGAAACATATGCATATGTCAATGTGGATATTAATCCAAGTATTGAATTAGAGATTGATGAAGATCTTGATGTTTATTCCATTCGTCCTGTAAATAAGGATGCAAAGGAACTTGTGAATGAACTAATAGAGTATCAAGATGCACAATTGGAAAAAGTCATTAGCATGATTATGGAAAAATGTGAAGAAAAGGAATTACTAAATGGAGAAAAAAATATGCTTGTTGGCTTCAGTTATATGAATAATGAGTCCGACAATAATCCTATTTCTGATCATTTGGAGCATCTTTCAATGGAGAGCTCAAATTGGGAAGTCGCAACCTTTCGTGTCCCAAAGGATGTAAGAGAAAAAGCGGAAAAAGAAAACAAATCAATGAACGAGATGATGGCAAAAACAATGATGGAAGATTCTGCGAAACAGACTGATTCGATGAATGAGGAAGAAAAAGCAATTATACATACATTTTATCATACCGAAAAAGAAAATCATTCAAGATGA
- a CDS encoding PLP-dependent cysteine synthase family protein encodes MAIYRSIQALVGKTPLLEITSFPLPKGVHLFAKLEFFNPGGSVKDRLGVELIDDALASGALKEGGTLIEPTAGNTGIGLALAALDKNVSVIFCVPGHFSQEKLSIMKALGARIIQTPKEKGMSGAIEKTKQLVNEIPNSFAPHQFSNPANPRAYYKTLGPEIWNDLNGKVDVFIAGAGTGGTFMGSAQYLKERSPDVKTVIVEPEGSIIAGGKPGAHLTEGIGMEFMPEYMDYSYMDQIHTVSDNDAFRLVQELAKTEGILVGSSSGSAMYAALQEAKNAKPGMNIVTVFPDGSDRYLSKHIYSDKGE; translated from the coding sequence ATGGCAATTTATAGGTCAATTCAAGCATTAGTTGGGAAGACGCCTCTATTGGAAATTACCAGTTTCCCACTTCCAAAAGGCGTGCATTTGTTTGCAAAACTGGAATTTTTCAATCCGGGAGGAAGTGTGAAGGATAGGCTTGGTGTTGAATTGATTGATGATGCATTAGCAAGTGGTGCCCTTAAGGAAGGTGGTACGCTCATCGAGCCCACTGCTGGAAATACCGGTATAGGATTGGCACTTGCAGCTCTAGATAAAAACGTTTCCGTCATATTTTGTGTTCCGGGGCATTTTAGTCAGGAAAAGCTATCCATCATGAAGGCACTTGGAGCTCGTATTATTCAGACGCCTAAAGAGAAAGGCATGTCAGGTGCTATCGAAAAAACGAAACAACTCGTGAACGAAATACCTAACAGCTTTGCGCCACATCAATTTTCGAATCCTGCTAATCCAAGAGCTTATTATAAAACACTGGGACCTGAGATATGGAATGATTTAAATGGGAAAGTGGATGTATTTATTGCAGGTGCAGGAACTGGTGGTACGTTTATGGGAAGTGCGCAGTATTTGAAAGAAAGGAGTCCGGACGTAAAAACAGTGATCGTTGAGCCAGAGGGATCCATTATCGCAGGCGGAAAGCCAGGTGCCCATCTGACAGAAGGTATAGGGATGGAGTTTATGCCGGAATATATGGATTACTCCTATATGGATCAGATTCATACAGTATCAGATAATGATGCATTTCGGCTTGTTCAAGAACTTGCAAAAACAGAGGGTATACTTGTTGGCAGTTCTTCCGGATCAGCGATGTATGCCGCATTACAAGAAGCGAAAAATGCAAAGCCGGGAATGAATATTGTAACCGTTTTTCCCGATGGAAGTGACCGTTATTTAAGTAAACATATTTATTCAGATAAAGGAGAATAG